From the Candidatus Izemoplasmatales bacterium genome, the window GCGGTCCGTGGATAAGCTCGTCAACGTCACCATCGACAAGACCCAGATCGCCGTCCCCGAGTCGTACACGATCCTCAAGGCCGCCGAGGCGGCCGGCGTCTCGGTTCCCCGCCTCTGCTTCCTCGAGGGCATCCACGAGGAAGGCAACTGCCGCGTCTGCGTCGTCAAGGTCGAAGGCCAGAAGGGCCTGAAGCCCGCCTGCCGCACGACCGTCTCCGAAGGCATGGCCGTCAAGACCAACACCAAGGAAGTCTACGATGCCGTCTCGAGCAACCTCGAGCTCCTCGCCGGCAACCACAAGTTCGAATGCTGGAAGTGCTCCCGCGAGAACAGCTGCGAGTTCCTCGACCTGCTCCGCCGCTTCACCGTCGACAACAACTACAGCAACGAGGAGGTCTTCAAGCACAAGGACCGCAAGCTGAACGAATCGTCCGGCGCGATGGTCATCGACTCCTCGAAGTGCGTCCTCTGCGGCCGCTGCGTCTCCGCCTGCGAGAAGTATACCGGCCTCGGCATCCTCAACTTCAACCGCCGCGGGTCGAAGACCTACGTCGGCCCCGCCCTCTTCACCAACCTCGAGGACGCCGGCTGCATCTACTGCGGCAAGTGCATCCAGTCCTGCCCGACCGGCGCGATCCGCGAGAAGGACGACATCAAGGCGCTCGAGCGCGCCCTCCGCGATCCGTCCAAGACGGTCGTCGCCCAGGTCGCCCCGGCGGTCCGCGCCGCCCTCGGCGAGGAGTTCGGCTACAAGCCGGGCACGAACGTCGAAGGCCAGCTCTTCGCCGCCCTGCGCCAGCTCGGCATCAGGGAGATCATCGACACCAACTTCTCCGCCGACCTGACGATCATGGAAGAAGGCACCGAGTTCATCGGCCGCCTCAAGAACAACGGCGTCCTGCCGCTCTTCACCTCATGCTCCCCCGGCTGGATCAACTACCTCGAACAGTAC encodes:
- a CDS encoding NADH-dependent [FeFe] hydrogenase, group A6 is translated as MDKLVNVTIDKTQIAVPESYTILKAAEAAGVSVPRLCFLEGIHEEGNCRVCVVKVEGQKGLKPACRTTVSEGMAVKTNTKEVYDAVSSNLELLAGNHKFECWKCSRENSCEFLDLLRRFTVDNNYSNEEVFKHKDRKLNESSGAMVIDSSKCVLCGRCVSACEKYTGLGILNFNRRGSKTYVGPALFTNLEDAGCIYCGKCIQSCPTGAIREKDDIKALERALRDPSKTVVAQVAPAVRAALGEEFGYKPGTNVEGQLFAALRQLGIREIIDTNFSADLTIMEEGTEFIGRLKNNGVLPLFTSCSPGWINYLEQYYPEYIPNLSSCKSPQQMAGALIKTYYAEKLALDPKAIVSVSIMPCVAKKAEAKRPDMGRDGYRDVDIVLTTREIARLIRHRGIRFQELDPIKPYGDLAKYTGAASIFGATGGVMEAALRTVTEILEGHSTPVEFADVRGLSDIKEATYRVAGIDVNVAVVHGGKAIGQFLERMKKGEKQYHFVEFMGCTGGCINGGGQPIVTAPMQGKFDVRERRMKVLYAIDQGSAFRKSHESEAVKKVYAEYLGEPNSHLAHELLHTHYKKRDVYSK